From the genome of Fusobacterium varium, one region includes:
- the rbr1 gene encoding NADH peroxidase — translation MSIRGTETEKNLLKSFAGESQARMRYTYFAEKAREEGYEQIANIFIETAENEKEHARRFFSFLEGGEGLEIQAAYPAGYVGTTLENLKMAAAGEHEEHSELYPHFAEVAEKEGFKVIAGVFRLISKVEIEHEKRYLKLLENVETDHVFKKDGTNRWKCILCGYVHEGPEAPAKCPVCLNPKAFFEIKETNY, via the coding sequence ATGTCTATTAGAGGTACAGAAACTGAAAAAAATCTATTAAAATCTTTTGCTGGAGAATCTCAAGCTAGAATGAGATATACTTATTTCGCTGAAAAAGCAAGAGAAGAAGGATATGAACAAATTGCTAATATTTTTATAGAAACTGCTGAAAATGAAAAAGAACACGCAAGAAGATTCTTTAGCTTCCTTGAAGGAGGAGAAGGTCTTGAAATACAGGCTGCTTATCCTGCTGGATATGTTGGAACTACTTTGGAAAACTTAAAAATGGCTGCTGCTGGAGAGCATGAAGAACATTCAGAGCTTTATCCACACTTTGCAGAAGTTGCTGAAAAAGAAGGATTCAAGGTTATAGCTGGAGTATTTAGACTTATTTCTAAAGTTGAAATTGAACATGAAAAAAGATATTTAAAACTTTTGGAAAATGTGGAAACTGACCATGTATTTAAAAAAGATGGAACTAACAGGTGGAAATGTATTTTATGTGGGTATGTACATGAAGGACCTGAAGCTCCTGCTAAATGCCCAGTTTGCTTAAATCCAAAAGCATTCTTTGAAATAAAAGAAACTAACTATTAA